In Calothrix sp. PCC 7507, one DNA window encodes the following:
- a CDS encoding molecular chaperone DnaJ gives MTDHYEHLGIAPGATPAQIKAAYHAKLREFPAHTYPEEFKAIRGAYEAIRKGETTQHEEFLQFRPLEAELNPEILKQVREKALTQLEVSLDDLIRATF, from the coding sequence ATGACTGACCACTACGAACACTTAGGCATTGCTCCAGGAGCTACTCCCGCCCAAATTAAAGCTGCTTATCATGCCAAACTGCGGGAATTTCCCGCTCATACTTATCCAGAAGAGTTTAAAGCAATTCGCGGAGCTTACGAGGCAATTCGCAAAGGAGAAACAACTCAACATGAGGAGTTCTTACAATTTCGTCCCCTAGAAGCAGAACTGAACCCAGAGATATTAAAACAGGTGCGAGAAAAAGCGCTTACTCAACTAGAAGTTAGCCTGGATGATTTAATTCGTGCCACATTTTAA
- a CDS encoding tetratricopeptide repeat protein, whose protein sequence is MAKHQSKQPSQQNVSSTGTEITKNSWEMQLQELLKQQKYRQALEEIKKIQRSHPDIEFTPKESEIWLLRGQQEFQKQDFKQAEKSFVRALEFGLVGEVHYWQARCLLELKQLDAALNLLRNAFESNTLSKDYSICYLKLLLLKGDTTTVEQLINQQPKRFSAAQLHWVRGVLAIKHGQPEDALTSFQKIKRPITPGDLPIAWIIYSQQVSGNWNAAANLLGLQSSRYTFSRPKYLEHPILERLATAQQAKTGEPPLEAQNLEREDPVIQDALSALAIVQLINNDNPHDAAHVLLQMLKRSTRFSELNNLRKSLFTLAGQQALNQGQAECAELFWQPLLTEKPFNPQLAVNLLKVLDANDSDKERPRVVTQFLRWLEQEAKQKPQEWPDTRLKPTLAHLHCWMADAYMSIDRERAAVGALQQAERICPTSPELIGRKGLFAAMEENYTEAIALITQAIEGGCRYEEIYDALLVSWEELGDKQSLNEARRHFGKHFGDLCVETEVEILPWIDALSTLSYPLFSRLVQAKDHKDPAIRACQIFVNAVQSQPNSGGRVSLHQKAAVEAWDTLLQKLSGQEQIPVLQAIILSIHLFAKREKGIAALISQYQQKLINISIEHPEARIANLVILAVKETNPQKLEYPIRFYLDTMPQPGNALANIQLQARRFGHITTLVPAIEEALRREPQNPLLLLAKATTYPTNHSNYEQWKQQGFELARRLQDAKALQAFREEQAFLSAQEAASIMPDPEKFDNLDMSNIDELLSGMLKKLFGNKIPKAEFERMLPELKQMMLNSMPDFSDDDDDDELDLDFIFRDLPPSPKKKKGRTRGGFQELF, encoded by the coding sequence GTGGCTAAACATCAGTCCAAACAGCCCTCACAACAAAATGTCTCTAGCACAGGGACAGAGATCACTAAAAACTCCTGGGAAATGCAACTGCAAGAATTGCTAAAGCAGCAAAAATATCGGCAGGCATTGGAAGAAATCAAAAAAATTCAGCGATCGCACCCTGATATCGAATTCACTCCCAAAGAATCAGAAATTTGGTTGCTGCGGGGTCAGCAAGAATTCCAAAAACAAGATTTTAAACAGGCAGAAAAATCCTTTGTCCGCGCTCTGGAATTTGGTTTGGTGGGAGAAGTTCACTACTGGCAAGCAAGATGTTTGCTGGAGTTGAAGCAATTAGATGCCGCGCTGAATTTGCTGAGAAATGCTTTTGAGTCCAACACTCTATCCAAAGACTACAGCATCTGTTATCTCAAGCTCCTATTGCTCAAAGGAGATACCACCACAGTTGAACAGTTAATTAACCAACAACCCAAACGGTTTAGCGCTGCTCAACTCCACTGGGTACGCGGGGTGTTGGCTATCAAGCATGGACAACCAGAGGACGCTTTGACATCTTTTCAAAAAATTAAGCGCCCCATCACCCCAGGCGATTTACCAATCGCTTGGATTATTTACAGCCAGCAAGTGAGTGGTAATTGGAATGCAGCCGCTAATCTTTTGGGGTTGCAGTCATCTAGATACACCTTCAGCAGACCAAAATATTTAGAACATCCAATTTTAGAGCGGTTGGCAACTGCCCAACAAGCAAAAACTGGAGAACCACCTCTAGAAGCCCAGAATCTAGAACGAGAAGACCCAGTTATCCAAGATGCACTATCAGCGTTGGCAATTGTACAGCTAATTAACAATGACAACCCTCATGATGCTGCTCATGTATTGCTACAGATGCTCAAGCGTTCCACTCGCTTCTCAGAACTAAATAACCTACGAAAATCATTATTTACTCTTGCAGGTCAACAAGCACTGAATCAAGGACAAGCAGAATGTGCAGAGCTATTTTGGCAGCCTTTGTTAACAGAGAAACCCTTTAACCCCCAGTTGGCAGTAAACCTGTTAAAAGTCTTGGATGCTAATGATTCTGACAAAGAACGCCCACGTGTTGTCACCCAATTTTTACGTTGGTTGGAGCAGGAAGCGAAACAAAAACCGCAAGAATGGCCAGATACACGCTTAAAACCAACCCTCGCTCATCTCCACTGCTGGATGGCAGATGCTTACATGTCAATAGATCGGGAACGCGCTGCTGTGGGAGCTTTGCAACAAGCCGAACGCATCTGTCCCACATCGCCAGAGTTAATCGGGCGTAAGGGACTATTTGCGGCAATGGAAGAAAATTATACTGAAGCGATCGCACTGATTACCCAAGCTATTGAAGGCGGATGTCGGTATGAAGAAATTTACGATGCCTTATTGGTTTCTTGGGAGGAACTAGGAGATAAACAATCACTTAATGAAGCTCGTCGCCATTTTGGTAAGCACTTTGGCGACCTTTGTGTGGAAACTGAAGTAGAAATACTACCTTGGATAGATGCTTTATCCACGTTAAGTTATCCCTTATTTAGCCGTCTAGTGCAGGCAAAAGATCACAAAGATCCTGCTATCCGTGCTTGTCAGATATTTGTGAATGCAGTACAGAGTCAGCCCAATTCCGGCGGTAGAGTTTCATTACACCAAAAAGCAGCAGTCGAAGCATGGGACACCCTATTGCAAAAATTATCTGGTCAAGAACAAATTCCTGTATTGCAAGCGATTATTCTTTCCATCCACCTCTTCGCCAAACGTGAAAAAGGCATCGCCGCTTTAATCTCTCAATATCAGCAGAAGTTGATCAACATATCAATAGAACACCCAGAAGCCAGAATTGCCAATTTAGTTATCTTAGCGGTTAAAGAAACTAATCCCCAAAAACTAGAGTATCCTATCCGCTTCTATCTCGACACCATGCCCCAACCAGGCAATGCTTTAGCCAACATTCAACTGCAGGCACGTCGTTTTGGTCACATCACAACCCTTGTCCCAGCCATAGAAGAAGCACTACGTCGAGAACCCCAAAATCCTTTGTTGCTATTAGCTAAAGCCACTACCTACCCGACAAATCACTCTAATTACGAACAATGGAAGCAACAGGGATTTGAATTAGCCCGCCGCCTCCAAGATGCCAAAGCATTACAAGCATTTCGAGAAGAACAGGCTTTTCTATCCGCTCAAGAAGCAGCTAGCATCATGCCAGATCCAGAGAAATTTGACAATCTAGATATGTCAAATATTGATGAGTTATTATCAGGGATGCTGAAAAAATTATTTGGTAATAAAATACCCAAAGCTGAGTTTGAACGAATGCTTCCAGAACTCAAGCAAATGATGTTAAACAGTATGCCTGATTTCTCAGACGACGACGATGATGATGAGCTAGATTTAGACTTTATTTTTAGAGACTTGCCGCCTAGTCCTAAGAAAAAAAAAGGTAGAACTAGAGGTGGTTTTCAAGAATTGTTTTAA
- a CDS encoding folate/biopterin family MFS transporter, translating to MLIDSSGLSKVKDSIKAKIFLGQEPNAELIAILTVYFVQGILMLARLAVSFFLKDELHLSPTQVSALLGVVAIPWIIKPVYGFISDGVPIFGYRRRPYLVLSGILGTVAWVSLATIVHTSWAAAAAIALSSFSVAVSDVIVDSLVVERARAESQADAGSLQSLCWGASAVGGLITAYFSGILLEHFSTRAVFWITALFPLLVSAVAWLIAESPIKKDSQDINHNSFTIKHKLGQLSKAVTQKSIWLPTAFIFIWQATPTSESAFFFFFTNELHFQPEFLGRVNLVTSIASIFGIWIFQRFLKSVPFRVIFGWSAILSATLGLTLLLLVTHTNRLIGIDDHWFSLGDSLILTVIGKIAYMPVLVLAARLCPSGVEATLFALLMSVFNLAGMVSYQLGAIITYWLGITDTNFESLWLLVMITNLSTLLPLPFLNWLPAAEQQPETSTLQLTLTNLPELLPEIDTKKTQVSSN from the coding sequence ATGCTGATTGACTCCTCTGGATTGTCCAAAGTCAAAGACTCAATAAAAGCCAAAATCTTCTTAGGTCAGGAACCCAATGCCGAGCTGATAGCAATTCTGACTGTCTACTTTGTTCAGGGTATCCTGATGTTGGCGCGTCTTGCAGTCAGCTTTTTCCTCAAAGACGAACTGCATCTGAGTCCGACACAAGTATCAGCACTATTAGGAGTAGTAGCCATACCTTGGATTATCAAGCCCGTCTATGGCTTCATCTCCGATGGCGTGCCCATATTTGGCTACCGCAGGCGTCCATACTTGGTTTTATCAGGCATCTTAGGCACTGTTGCCTGGGTGAGTTTGGCCACCATAGTTCATACTAGCTGGGCAGCAGCAGCAGCGATCGCTCTTAGTAGCTTCTCAGTCGCCGTCAGCGACGTGATAGTTGACTCGCTGGTTGTAGAACGAGCCAGAGCAGAATCACAAGCAGATGCAGGGTCACTACAATCCCTGTGCTGGGGTGCTTCTGCCGTCGGCGGACTAATCACTGCTTACTTTAGTGGCATACTCCTAGAGCATTTCTCCACACGCGCTGTATTTTGGATTACCGCCCTATTTCCGCTCTTAGTCTCAGCAGTGGCTTGGTTAATCGCCGAATCTCCTATTAAAAAAGATAGCCAAGATATTAATCACAACTCCTTCACAATCAAGCATAAACTTGGACAACTAAGCAAAGCAGTTACCCAAAAGTCCATTTGGCTACCAACAGCATTTATTTTCATCTGGCAAGCTACCCCAACATCTGAATCAGCCTTTTTCTTCTTTTTCACCAACGAACTGCATTTTCAACCAGAATTTTTAGGGCGGGTGAACCTAGTCACAAGTATTGCATCTATATTTGGGATTTGGATTTTCCAACGTTTTCTGAAAAGTGTCCCCTTTCGCGTCATCTTTGGTTGGAGTGCAATCCTTTCCGCAACATTAGGTTTAACTTTGTTGCTGCTGGTGACTCACACCAACCGACTTATAGGTATAGACGACCACTGGTTTAGTTTAGGCGACAGTCTCATCCTGACTGTAATCGGGAAAATCGCTTATATGCCAGTGTTAGTGCTAGCTGCCAGACTTTGTCCTTCAGGCGTAGAAGCGACATTATTTGCCTTATTGATGTCAGTATTTAACTTAGCAGGAATGGTGTCCTATCAATTAGGGGCAATCATCACATATTGGCTAGGCATTACTGACACTAACTTTGAATCACTTTGGTTATTGGTGATGATTACTAACCTCAGCACCCTATTACCACTACCATTTCTTAACTGGCTACCAGCGGCAGAACAGCAACCTGAAACATCAACACTGCAACTAACATTAACTAATTTGCCTGAATTGCTCCCAGAGATTGACACAAAAAAAACTCAAGTTAGCAGCAATTAA